Part of the Scomber japonicus isolate fScoJap1 chromosome 2, fScoJap1.pri, whole genome shotgun sequence genome, ATGTCTCGTAGAGACACATGTGGGCGGGAAACATTCCAGTGGTCCATGAATGGCATCCCACCATGGGACTCTGGTTGGCTATCCTGTGATGCATAACCATCTGTGCTAAGAAGGAAACGTGATGCCTGCATCCGATCTCTCGTGCCATGTTTGGCCACCTGTGGTTCACCCCAGTGCATTGAAcctaaatattaaatgaaatgttttatttacagaGGCTGTGATTGAAACAAAATATCTTTCTTTGATGAAGTGCTATTTCCAGTTATAAACTAACAAGACTAAGAGTCTGCAATTACGTTAGCAGCTCTATCAggttttgagctaaatgctataTCAGCATGATAACATGCTCAAAATGTCAATGCTAGCACGCTGATGTTTATCAGGAACAATGTTTTCCATATTCACCATCTTGGTTTAGCGTATTAAAATCACTTGTTAGAAGTAAACAAAAGTACAGCTCAGACTGATGGGGATGTCATTCATTTTGCAGGTATCTGGTCATGAACCAAAGAATTGGATTTCGCAGTGGCACAAAAGGAGTCATTAGGATACATTGTCTGGGAACCCTGGATATCTGTACAATACATTGTACCAATTGCCATTCATAGAGCCATGTCACTAGTATTGCTAAAAACAACTTAATTTTATGCAtcaatttgtttgtttgacagGAACTATGCTGATTAACAGTGATTTAGGAAATGTAATGTATATACAGAATCTTGCTGAATCTTAATTGAAACCCTGATTACCTGTTAAGCTTTTGAATTCAGGGGAAATCAACTAAAAACAATATATGGATAAAATCAATTAAAGTCATGTCTATGTATATTGTATCTGTCCCTATTAAATAAACcatactaaatatataaataacacagGCTTGTTCTATTTTCATGATGCTCCACAGattttgtgtaaatgtgtgtgtgtgtgtgtgtgtgtgtgtgtgaacttacTTTCTTTAAGCAGGTGAAAGGAAAGAGTTGCTTGTCTCTGCCTTTCCTATAAAATGCATTTACAGTCAGATTAGTCCACTCAGACTCACATacaataaatctaaatattaggGTTTATACAGATTTATAGTTAGTTTATATAGTTGCACTGATAATAGTGATGTTGATTAGTTAACACTGCTCACCTGGATGGATTCCTTCCACTTCTGGTGAAGCAGTTTAGCAAGATTGAGGTCCATGTGCAGTACATAGTCATCAGAGGAACACGTACCTGAATATTGTGGAACAAAAAGGTGGTCAGAGATAACTTTGTGTTAGTACTACATAAAAACCCAATGTTTTAATTCATTGAACTCACTTGAGCATCAAAACCttctacttttaaaatgtattttttagtgCGAAACCTGTGTTGTGATTACCTGGATCTATTCCCACAGGTCCAAATAGTTCAGTTAGTTGTAGTGCCAGCTCAGTGGGTAGTTTCAGCTCCACACTCTGAATGTCCAGGTGTTgactccttctctcctccaaaTGCCTGctttcattcctctcctccttcttcttctctttcgcCTCTCTTTCCATCACGTCTAGCTCAGCCTGCAGCAACCGGTTGACCTCGTCCATGCTAGCAATCTCATCCTCAATTTCAATTCTTGACTCTTCAATAATTACACCGTCATCTATGCTCCCGACCCAAGCCCCACCCTCAAACTCAGGTTCTGATATCACTTTGTGTCTGGTGTTACATTTCACTCCTTTTTCTGATAAAACCAGATTAAGCTCTGTTTGAAAAGGTTTTACTGAAGGTGATGGTGTATTGGGATGATTTTCATCAGAAGCTGCACCTCCAACATTCGGCAAGCCTGTATTATCAGAGCTCTCACCAGACTCACTTACTGTCTCATGAGCTGACTGCTGAGTCGCCTCCACAACCCTAGTTGTATTTGGCAAACCTTTAGACTGAAGCTCGTCTAACACATTAGAAGATAACTTGGTTTCTACAACCTTTTCTAAGGCTCCACGCAGATTGGATGTGTTCTGGTTATCTTCACCCCtatcaccttcctcctcctccctcccctcttcatCTCTGAAGAACCTCTCTCCAGAGTCCAGCAGCAGATTTGTGGTCCATTCTAGGTTGTGATGGCATTTGTCATACAGGTCTTCTAATGTATCAAAGCTAACTAGTTTAAAATGGGTGCTGAGAATGCGCAGGCTCTCCAGTCGGTCTTGAGTTGCCCCAAagtctctctcctccacctgtgTGCCTTTCTCATGCACCACACGGTAGGGTACCTCCGTGTGGCTGGATGGGTGAACTGCAACTGCTGCAGAAACAGCAGAGGACAGCTCTGGCACAAAGCGAGAAGAGTCCCCCGACAGGACTGTGATGTCAGTGGGGTAGCTGCAAACAGCGACGACTGTATCATCAGGGCCATCTTGACGACTGAGACGCCAAAGTAGGGCAAAGTCTTGAGGTTCTGTCTGGGTGGAGTATCCCATGTCTATCAGAGAAAGAGGGGATGGGGACTGTTGATGTGGCTCAGATTTGGACTTGGTGAACAAGTCAAAGTTTGTTTTAAAGCTAAGGGTTGTGTTAGGTTCAATATCTAGGTTACAGCTATTCTCACTACTGTCTACATTTTGGACTGTGGTAGTGGGACATTGAAGAGTTGTCAGTGAAGATGCAGGACAGTTTTGAGAGAAGGTGAGGGCTAGTTTGCACTGTTTCCCTGATCTGCGACCCTGGCGATGCTTTCGCTCCTGACTGTCTCCACTGAAAGTGCTGCTTTCTGTATCCACAGCGCCCTCACACCCTGGACTCTGACACACTTCACCCACATGGGTGCCATCAAGCTCTACTCCAATCAATCCACCATTGTCTGTGAAATTATTTGTGTCCATATCAGAATGACCAGCAGCACCTGGCTCTGTACCAAGCCCACTTTCAACATTGTGGCTTCCCCTATCGTGACACACTTTTGCATCCACAGTTTCAGAGATAGCAAGTGAATCAGTAGCAGGTTGAATGGTTGATTTCAAATCCACAGATcctgttttatcattttctaTTGGGGTATTACTCACCTCCTTTTCAATTTTAAGTCCCTCCCATCCATCAATTTTCGATTCCCTAACCACACAAGAGTCAGCTGCCTTCCAGTCTAACACACAATCTGGTAATTCAGCTCTACTGCTGTTAACCCTACCCATgttttgctctctctcctcactgttAGATCTCCTGCTACCTGCCTCCTCCACCTCACTTTCCAATGCCCTGTCAGAGCTTGGGGAAAGTGAGGATGAATGAGAGGAACCAGTTTGCAGAGCAGCTCCCCCTGTCTGAATAAGATCAAGAAGCTTTTGGAACTCTTTTACATTAGGTCCAGACTGCActttgtttgtattttgattAACTTCTTCAGCCCCACCTCCATCTTCCTTTTCATTTCCCTGTTTAtgcatttctcttctcttcacctGTCGCTGCTCGAGAGACCCTTTAGAAGGCCAGTCCCCTACAAATCCATCCAACATCTTAGGCATTCCATTCTCGCCCTTGATCTCATCCCTTTCTGCTTCCTCTTCAGccatattttctttctccttcaccTTACTCTCTGATCGGTTAGTATCTTTTACCAGATCAGAAGACTCCATCCTGTCAAAATTTGACCTCCTGCTTGGCCTTTCCCTCCGAACCCTTTGTCCAATAGATTCGGAGAAAGCCACTGGCCTTTCATTCCCACGGTGATCTTCGTTCATCACTGATTCCACAATACAATCAGGGATCTTCTGATCTCCTTTTAGATGATTTAAGTCTAACTGAGCATCTAACTCAGAATCTAATGTCCCCAAATCCATGTCATCCAGGTTATCCCCATCAGAAACTCTAATGCTTTCCGCAGATCTTTCAGTTGGTTGGAAATTCAGCGATTCAGTGGATTTGTCTAGCATTCCCACCTCAGCGGAATGACCAATAGATGACACgtcaggaagggaggaaaatagtTGAGGGCGGGACTTCTTACACTGCTCTGTCAGTCCAGGCTGTCCGACAAGGTCCGGACAAGGTGTTTCAGAAGTCACAGGCCTGAGGAAAAGAAGAGCGGTATGAGTGGTACAATAAGATAaggtaagataagatattcctttaatagtcccacaatggggaaatttgcattattacagtagcaagtggacagtaaaataaaatataagagcagcaataagaaaaataatcgtgacattatttacattattacaaGAGTAATGGTGGTAATATACCACAGGTGATattcttattgcacagattaaagtgaaataaatatatacatcgCACACAATTGAAAATGAGTAGTATACATGAAATACTTATACTGAACAGTATTGGACattaaaagtgcagtgtgtCCAAATGTCCAGGTTGGGAGTGGGggtggttatttatttatttatatatatatatatctcaagttatataaatatgtaattgTATTTGTACAGATAGACATTATGGCAGATATAGATTTTAattaatgataaaaaagaatctctaatattctgtatatttctAAACGTTTGTGTTACAGATGCTGATTTGATTCccttttaacatttacaaaatgCTTTTTACTTAAGGTTGTAGATTATTTGAAGCCACGTGTCCTATAAGATGAACATTTGTGGTTGAAACTCACTGTAAGCTTCTGTTCTCCAAGAGGATGCGCTGCTTCGACTCCGGCATCTGTGAACCCATAATGGACTGGACTGTGACGTAGCGCTCATATCTAGTCAGCATGCGTCGTATTATTTCCACTGGTACGTTATGTGTGGTGCGTCTGCACAGGGACATAATCACACAATAACAAACTGACAAACTGGAATAAATCAAGTTGTCTCAAACAGCCGTTGTTCTCTTTTTGTGTGGAAATGTATTTAGTTGACAGtcttcaataaaaacagatgttTGTAATCCATtatctctctcacctctccaaTTCTCTTGGCTTGTTCTTCCACCATGTGTCCGGCTCTCGAAAAAGCACCTTATAGTCATGTCTCAGTGCCTAGGACATATGTAAAGACCAATCATTTCTTACAGCTCACAACTAAATCTGTACTATGTCCAGCCACTTTTTCTAATAGCAATACCTCAAACCATGGGCAGCAAAGTAATGCAATCCCACATGACCTTCCTTTTCAATAATAATTcacttgtgtaaaaataaaaatccttacaaaaacatgtactgtgtgtttaaACTAGATCACATGTCTGAAAATTTAGAGGCATAAGCCAAAAGTGTGGTCCAACAAGCATTAATGATGTTATGATTTAGATGTTATTTAAGAAGTGTTTATGCAACTACAGCAGAATACAATAAGGGCAGGAGATCTGTTTCTACCCCACTTATATTGCTGGCAAAAACTGACCTGCGCCACATAGGGTTTCATCTCCCAACACTGCATGTTGGTATTGTCAATGATGATGGGGTTAGCGCCCCTCTGAAAAGCCTCTTTGGCTATGGGATGGTGTTGAcataagaaagaaaacacaaaagaaacaaagcaTTCATCATTTTACTGCAActgggttaaaaaaacaacaaccaaacaaacacactttaagGGAAACAATGGCAATCCATTAGAGATAAAAAGGCTGAACAGAACTCGCTACCGCTGCAATGCTTTATATCAAAACtgagtgtgtttatctgtgtttacctcGCTTATGGTTCCACTCGTGAGCCTCCCCGAGAGCAGTGGGGTCAAACTGATACTGTCCATGGTGAGTGAAATAGTCGTCAGTGCTCAGTACAACTCCACCTGGGTTATGATCTTGCAATGCTCTGCaaagatacatacataaatacagctTTCAGGTAATGTAACACATGTTGTGACTGCTGTAAAAAGAGACTGGACTCAACCACGGCTGTGATAACATGTCTACTTTTATGACTGGACTATACCAAAAATGAATACCCAAAAAATAATACCAAAATCCATTAATGATTATACTTCCAGGGTGAACTCTACTGTCCTGCCGCCTGTTGTCATCCCTAGAGCCAGCTCCTCTGGTCCCATCCCCACACCCTACTGGGCATGTGGCCAGGGGCCTTGCAGGGTTAATTACAACCCCACAAGACTAAGATCACCTACATCCtccattttcatcatcattagtgTTTATTATAGGGCTGTCAAAATTAATGAGTTAACGTGAGACAATTACTTTGTGGAATTAACCCAATATTTTTTAACGCATTAACGCATGCGCAGAATGGGACTGGGATTGCTGCATGAGGCTGCTGTGAACCTGATCGCcggtgagtgctttgggacggggAGAGGCTCGCGGCAGCACCCGCTACTCGTTGAGCACAGAGTGAAatgtgctttcatgtcagagtctccaaaacatcagaaaaagtcgctagtttttgagaaaaaaagtcgcTAAGAAGAGtgggaaagtcgccagatttagcgagaaagtcaagCTACATTGTCAAAACTACACTCAGAAGTGTCAGCCATCCCAAAACTGTTTATCAAGGGCTTTAAGCGCTCCAAAATTTCCTCCAATCACCATACAGCAGCAAAGCGTCCGACCCGCCCACTTCTCCATTGAGCGCCAGAGACGCATCCAGGGGCGGGACGAGTTTGTCGCATTATCCAATGAGCGTCTTATCCTGGCTTGTCCCGCCCTggcccaaaacagctgttgggagaagTCTCATcggcaataaacagctggtcacAGGATGACATAGTTGTAAAATCGAAcgcattcaagtgcagatttgatgtaatgtaaattataattttagtgtgaatttaatatgacagttgtgtcccttgttgtctcagagcaatcgcccCTGATCTATAGGGACGGACAGTGCACGCAATATGATAGCTGCGGCTAGACTACTGCCATATGAGCACATGCCCTGCATAGCTCATATTCTACTAAGAAGCATCACTGAGAGC contains:
- the n4bp2 gene encoding NEDD4-binding protein 2 isoform X2 → MPRRKKTGQSPARAPGGPHEEGGSLGHIMGYRLPQVYDNFPSSSSISSAAKETIIKSMQEMFSHLDPEVIYIVLSECDFKVENAMDSLLELSVAAEGAAPIPSPVSGFERTAAALLRPGHFSEARADPDASRPSQQPFSPTSTNLLTEELDLLVDQELETLTAQQDIKKEHPSSQCMSAGMFLSSFPPPPFPKQSLPELLQSSLEPASKGPSDEQPCTVECRSGASSPLDQLSTWEDDNTEGQQSVVDFTHLITETPADKLKPPLDLAASGRPSAFQVYKKQDPSHTLSNKAGVLPSEGVVGGARSKVNMLNPVPPGYTSSPWNPDSPVFIPCNQSNQGPLFITPVAQTLPNWPSQPRHATPWLNQGPVRQAPLKPSATIPKSWALPTAPQHPVRHSRLRLEGKVLVLIRGAPGSGKSTLARALQDHNPGGVVLSTDDYFTHHGQYQFDPTALGEAHEWNHKRAKEAFQRGANPIIIDNTNMQCWEMKPYVAQALRHDYKVLFREPDTWWKNKPRELERRTTHNVPVEIIRRMLTRYERYVTVQSIMGSQMPESKQRILLENRSLQPVTSETPCPDLVGQPGLTEQCKKSRPQLFSSLPDVSSIGHSAEVGMLDKSTESLNFQPTERSAESIRVSDGDNLDDMDLGTLDSELDAQLDLNHLKGDQKIPDCIVESVMNEDHRGNERPVAFSESIGQRVRRERPSRRSNFDRMESSDLVKDTNRSESKVKEKENMAEEEAERDEIKGENGMPKMLDGFVGDWPSKGSLEQRQVKRREMHKQGNEKEDGGGAEEVNQNTNKVQSGPNVKEFQKLLDLIQTGGAALQTGSSHSSSLSPSSDRALESEVEEAGSRRSNSEEREQNMGRVNSSRAELPDCVLDWKAADSCVVRESKIDGWEGLKIEKEVSNTPIENDKTGSVDLKSTIQPATDSLAISETVDAKVCHDRGSHNVESGLGTEPGAAGHSDMDTNNFTDNGGLIGVELDGTHVGEVCQSPGCEGAVDTESSTFSGDSQERKHRQGRRSGKQCKLALTFSQNCPASSLTTLQCPTTTVQNVDSSENSCNLDIEPNTTLSFKTNFDLFTKSKSEPHQQSPSPLSLIDMGYSTQTEPQDFALLWRLSRQDGPDDTVVAVCSYPTDITVLSGDSSRFVPELSSAVSAAVAVHPSSHTEVPYRVVHEKGTQVEERDFGATQDRLESLRILSTHFKLVSFDTLEDLYDKCHHNLEWTTNLLLDSGERFFRDEEGREEEEGDRGEDNQNTSNLRGALEKVVETKLSSNVLDELQSKGLPNTTRVVEATQQSAHETVSESGESSDNTGLPNVGGAASDENHPNTPSPSVKPFQTELNLVLSEKGVKCNTRHKVISEPEFEGGAWVGSIDDGVIIEESRIEIEDEIASMDEVNRLLQAELDVMEREAKEKKKEERNESRHLEERRSQHLDIQSVELKLPTELALQLTELFGPVGIDPGTCSSDDYVLHMDLNLAKLLHQKWKESIQERQRQATLSFHLLKESSMHWGEPQVAKHGTRDRMQASRFLLSTDGYASQDSQPESHGGMPFMDHWNVSRPHVSLRDIIKEEQALQQNVEKTRQNRAELDRRDGATLLKENQLYSLFPTIDRHFLQDIFRDHNLAQTQLFLQSLLDEEPVKTVVAPEAPRSDHHRAASKEREKRQKPLESAVLDYQDTEDPEYDDFRAEASLQRSRQIESFTKAAEAYKQGRKEVASFYAQQGHLHGQRMREANHRAAVQIFERVNASLLPRNILDLHGLHVDEALEHLAQVLHDKISDCEQGLCRPQLSIITGRGNHSQGGVARIRPAVIDYLTNRNYRFTEPKQGLVLVFLK
- the n4bp2 gene encoding NEDD4-binding protein 2 isoform X1, with product MPRRKKTGQSPARAPGGPHEEGGSLGHIMGYRLPQVYDNFPSSSSISSAAKETIIKSMQEMFSHLDPEVIYIVLSECDFKVENAMDSLLELSVAAEGAAPIPSPVSGFERTAAALLRPGHFSEARADPDASRPSQQPFSPTSTNLLTEELDLLVDQELETLTAQQDIKKEHPSSQCMSAGMFLSSFPPPPFPKQSLPELLQSSLEPASKGPSDEQPCTVECRSGASSPLDQLSTWEDDNTEGQQSVVDFTHLITETPADKLKPPLDLAASGRPSAFQVYKKQDPSHTLSNKAGVLPSEGVVGGARSKVNMLNPVPPGYTSSPWNPDSPVFIPCNQSNQGPLFITPVAQTLPNWPSQPRHATPWLNQGPVRQAPLKPSATIPKSWALPTAPQHPVRHSRLRLEGKVLVLIRGAPGSGKSTLARALQDHNPGGVVLSTDDYFTHHGQYQFDPTALGEAHEWNHKRAKEAFQRGANPIIIDNTNMQCWEMKPYVAQALRHDYKVLFREPDTWWKNKPRELERRTTHNVPVEIIRRMLTRYERYVTVQSIMGSQMPESKQRILLENRSLQPVTSETPCPDLVGQPGLTEQCKKSRPQLFSSLPDVSSIGHSAEVGMLDKSTESLNFQPTERSAESIRVSDGDNLDDMDLGTLDSELDAQLDLNHLKGDQKIPDCIVESVMNEDHRGNERPVAFSESIGQRVRRERPSRRSNFDRMESSDLVKDTNRSESKVKEKENMAEEEAERDEIKGENGMPKMLDGFVGDWPSKGSLEQRQVKRREMHKQGNEKEDGGGAEEVNQNTNKVQSGPNVKEFQKLLDLIQTGGAALQTGSSHSSSLSPSSDRALESEVEEAGSRRSNSEEREQNMGRVNSSRAELPDCVLDWKAADSCVVRESKIDGWEGLKIEKEVSNTPIENDKTGSVDLKSTIQPATDSLAISETVDAKVCHDRGSHNVESGLGTEPGAAGHSDMDTNNFTDNGGLIGVELDGTHVGEVCQSPGCEGAVDTESSTFSGDSQERKHRQGRRSGKQCKLALTFSQNCPASSLTTLQCPTTTVQNVDSSENSCNLDIEPNTTLSFKTNFDLFTKSKSEPHQQSPSPLSLIDMGYSTQTEPQDFALLWRLSRQDGPDDTVVAVCSYPTDITVLSGDSSRFVPELSSAVSAAVAVHPSSHTEVPYRVVHEKGTQVEERDFGATQDRLESLRILSTHFKLVSFDTLEDLYDKCHHNLEWTTNLLLDSGERFFRDEEGREEEEGDRGEDNQNTSNLRGALEKVVETKLSSNVLDELQSKGLPNTTRVVEATQQSAHETVSESGESSDNTGLPNVGGAASDENHPNTPSPSVKPFQTELNLVLSEKGVKCNTRHKVISEPEFEGGAWVGSIDDGVIIEESRIEIEDEIASMDEVNRLLQAELDVMEREAKEKKKEERNESRHLEERRSQHLDIQSVELKLPTELALQLTELFGPVGIDPGTCSSDDYVLHMDLNLAKLLHQKWKESIQERQRQATLSFHLLKESSMHWGEPQVAKHGTRDRMQASRFLLSTDGYASQDSQPESHGGMPFMDHWNVSRPHVSLRDIIKEEQALQQNVEKTRQNRAELDRRDGATLLKENQLYSLFPTIDRHFLQDIFRDHNYSLAQTQLFLQSLLDEEPVKTVVAPEAPRSDHHRAASKEREKRQKPLESAVLDYQDTEDPEYDDFRAEASLQRSRQIESFTKAAEAYKQGRKEVASFYAQQGHLHGQRMREANHRAAVQIFERVNASLLPRNILDLHGLHVDEALEHLAQVLHDKISDCEQGLCRPQLSIITGRGNHSQGGVARIRPAVIDYLTNRNYRFTEPKQGLVLVFLK